The DNA region GGCCACGAAGTCCTGCTTATTACAATGGATGCCAAGGCTGTCGCACGTATGTCCTGCAATCCCGCCATCGGCGGCATTGCCAAGGGCCACATGGTGCGCGAGATCGATGCCCTGGGCGGCGAAATGGCGCTCGCCACCGATGCTACGGGAATTCAATTCAAGATGCTCAACCGCTCCAAGGGCCCGGCCGTGTGGTCGCCGCGGGCTCAGGCCGACAAGGAGCAGTACTCGCAATATATGCAGCGGATCATTGCCGCAGAAAAAAATATTATCCTCAAAGAAACGCAGGCCACGGAACTTTTAATCGAAAACGGAAAATGCTGCGGCATTCAGACGCAGGAAGAAGAACGCTTTTACGCCGAGGCTGTTATTTTAACGACCGGGACTTTTTTGCAGGGCCTGATCCACGTCGGCGAAAAAAATACTCCGGGCGGCCGCACGGGCGAAAAACCCGCGGTGGGACTGAGTGATTCGCTGCGCCGGGCCGGCATCGAGTTGGTGAGGTTCAAGACCGGCACTCCGCCGCGTCTTGATGCCAAAACCATTAACTGGAGCATCCTAGAAGAACAAAAGGGCGATGCCCCTCCGCAGCCCTTTTCTTATCGCACCCAAGAATTGCAAGTTGAACAGTTGTCGTGCTTTATAACGCACACCAACCCTGAAATCCACCGACTTATTCACGCCAATTTGCACCGTTCACCTCTGTATGGCGGTCTTATCAAAGGAACGGGCACGCGGTATTGCCCTTCCGTCGAAGATAAAATCGTGAAGTTTCCGGACAAGGAACGGCATCAGATCTATCTTGAGCCGGAAGGCCGGGATACAGATTCGATTTATGTGAATGGACTTTCCACCAGCCTGCCCGAAGATGTTCAAAGAGGCATCGTGGCACAAATTCCCGGCTTGGAGAATGCGGCTTTTTTGCGGCTGGGCTATGCCATTGAGTATGATTGCGCCCCTCCGACCCAACTCAAGCATTCTCTGGAAACCAAACAGATCGAAAATTTATTCTTGGCAGGCCAAATCAATTGCACCTCCGGCTATGAAGAAGCCGCGGCCCAGGGCCTTATGGCCGGGCTCAACGTGATTCGCAAGATTCGCAAAGAACGGCCGTTCGTTTTGGGGCGGGCCGAAGCGTATATCGGTGTCCTGATTGATGATTTGGTTACGAAAGGAACTCCCGAGCCCTATCGCATGTTCACTTCCCGCGCGGAATTTCGCCTTCTTCTGCGGCAAGACAACGCCGACCGCAGATTGATGAAATACGGCCGCAAATTCGGATTGATTTCGGCGAATGTCGACGAGGCCATGCAAAAAAAATACGAACGGATCCAAAACGATATCCAGGCGCTAAAAGCCAAAGGCTACGGAAGCGGCAATCTCCACCGTTATCTCAAGCGGCCCGGCATTTCCTATAAATCGCTCGAGAACCAATCTCTCCACCTCGCCGATCTTTCCGAAGAAGAAAAACTCGCGGTAGAAACCGAAGTTAAGTATGAAGGATATATTTCTCGCCAAAATCTCGAAGTTGAAAAATTAAAGCGCCTAGATCGCAAGAAAATACCCGAAAAGATCGATTATGAGACAATTCGGGGCATCAGCCGCGAGGCGCGAGAGAAATTCTCCAAAATCAAGCCGATCTCTGTGGCTCAGGCCGCACGGATTCCGGGAATTTCACCCTGCGATATTTCTCTGCTCGTCGTCCACTTGGAAAAGAACGCCGCGTCCTTTTCTTCCTAATTTCACCGTTTCACGTGAAACATTCTCTTTCGTCTTGAGATTTCCAATCAAGATGTGTAAGATGCCAGCCGATGTTTCACGTGAAACATTTGGGAGGCAATCATGAAGAATGTTTTTGCTTTTTGTAATCAAAAGGGCGGCGTGGGAAAGACCACATCTGCCGTAAATATGGCTACTATCGTCGCTTCGAAAGGGTATAAAACCCTTCTTATCGACATGGACTCGCAGGGAAATGCCACCAGCGGTCTGGGAATCGAGAAGCAAGATCTGAAATCCACAAGTTATCAACTTCTTGTGGATAATTCCGACCCGGAGGGAATCGTCATTCAGACAGGGATTAAAAATTTGCGGCTTATTCCCGCAAATGCGGATCTGTCTGGAGCGGATTTGGAACTGATCAACCGAGAGCGGCGAGAATTCATCTTGGCGCAGCGTCTGGCTTCCCTTAAGGAGCGCTTTGAATTTATCTTCATCGACTGCCCGCCGTCACTCGGGCTTATAACTGTAAACTGTTTAACAGCAAGCGATTATATCATGATACCATTGCAGTGCGAGTATTATGCGCTCGAAGGATTGGGGCAATTGATCAGCACGTTTCAGCTGGTCCAAGCGAATCTCAATCCCGCGCTTGATATCGGCGGAGTGATTCTCACCATGGCGGATTTTCGCACGAATCTTACGCAGCAGGTCATCGAGGAAGTCCGGAATTACTTTAAAGACAAAGTGTTCGAGGCCGTGGTGCCTCGCGCGGTTAAGCTGTCGGAAGCACCGAGCTTCGGCAAGCCCGCTGTTCTTTATGATCCGCACAATCGCGCGTCCAAAAGCTACCAGCAGATGACGCGGGAATTTTTGCGCCGGTTCAAACCTGAATCTTCGGCGGAGCCGGAGCCGGTTCAGGAAGCTTCCGATGAGCCCATCGCGGCGCAGGAACAAAACCCCGCACCCGTTCAAAATCCTCAAGGAGGAAATCATGATCAAGAAGGCGCTCGGTAAAGGATTAAGTGCATTAATTCCGGATACGTACGTCAAATCGGGCGAAGTGCGCAAAGATCTTCCCGCAGTTCAGGCCGCTCAGCCGCAGGCGGAGACAAAACTTCCTGAAAACGCGCTGGAAATGATCCCCATCGAGCATATTCGCGCCAATGAAGACCAGCCTCGGAAAGAATTTAAGCCAGAGGCCATTGAAGATTTGGCCGCCTCTATCCGCGAAAAGGGGATTTTGCAGCCGGTCATCGTTAAAAAAATCGCGGATAAAACGTACGAGCTGATTTGCGGCGAACGGCGGTACCGCGCCGCAATCCTCTGCGGTTTGGAAAAAGTTCCCGCGGTCATCAAAGATATCGCGCGCAGCGATTTCCTGGAATGGGCGCTGATCGAGAACATTCAGCGCGAAGACCTCAATCCTATCGAAGAAGCGGAAGCCTATCAGAAGCTGGCTGAAGACCATAAAATTTCCCAGGACGAGATCGCCAAAAGGCTGGGCAAGAGCCGCGTTGCCGTCACGAACACGCTCCGGCTCCTGCGGCTGCCGCAGGACCTCCGGGGGTGGCTTGTCGACGGAGTGCTTTCGGCGGGGCATGCGCGGGCGCTGCTCGGGCTTCTGACGCCGGAACACCAGCGGCAGATCGCCAAGAGGATCGTGGAGGAAAATCTCTCCGTCCGCCAGGTGGAAACCCTTGTCAACCGGAGCCTTGCGCATAAACGCAAGCCGAAAAAGGCAAGAAACCTGAGCCCTGAAATCGTCGATCTGGAGAACCATCTCTCGCGGCATCTGGGCACGCAGGTGCGGGTTCATCCCAAGAAAAACATGAAACAGGGCCGGATCGAGCTTCATTATTTCTCACTGGACGAACTCGACAGCATCCTAGAGAGAATGCGCTTTCCCAAAGTTTAGCCGTCCGCGCGAGTCTTCCGTTTTGCGGAATTGACAGTGCCCGCCAGGGTAGATATAATTTACGACTTTCATCACCCAATGAGGGCCCTGTGATTTCGAAGTTTCCAAAATCTTTTCTAAGCGTCGCGCTCGCGTTTTTCTTTTCCTTCTCCCTGGCAGGATGTGGCGGAAGCTCCTCCCAATCTACCAACAAAGAAATCAAAGTCACGTTCTGGGGCAGCCCCGAAGAAATCGAGATCATCACCAACTCGATTAAAGACTGGCAGACGGCCCACCCGGATATCAAGGTCGTGTTTGAGCACACGCCCTATACCGGCTACGACAGCAAAATCCTGACGCGCATTGCCGGTGGCGCCGCGCCCGACATCATCGCGACCGAGGTCGATTACTTCGTGACGTTCGCGAGCAAGGGTGTTCTCGAAAATCTTTCGACGTATGCGGACGCGGATCCCGAGTTTCACAAAGAAGATTACTTTCCGACGATTCTCGACCGCTTCACGGTCGGAGGAAATATGTACGCGGTGCCCCGCGACGTCGCGCCGTTCGCCTGCGTTTTCTATAATAAGAAGCTGTTCGACGAAGCCGGCCTCCAGTATCCCACGGATGATTGGACCTGGGACGACATGCTGCGCATGGCGCGCGCGCTCACGAAAAAAGACGAGAGCGGCAGGATCACCCAATACGGTTTCTACGGCTGGGCGTGGCAGGATTTTATTTATAGCAATGGCGGCGCGATCGTCGACGACGTAAAAAACCCCAAGGCCACGCGGATCAACGAGCCCGCGGCCATCGAAGGCCTGCAGTTTTATTCCGACATGATCAACCTTTATAAGGTCATGCCCACGCCGGTGGCCCTGGCGAACCTGGGCATGGGCATTGATTTGATGTTCGCAAGCGGCAGGCTGGGTATGTTTTTGTCCGGCGTTTGGGAAACTCCCGGCTTGCGGCGCTATGATTTCGATTGGGACGTCGCGATGTTTCCGAAGAGCCCCAAGGGCGGGCGGGGTTTCGGCTCCGGCGGCTCTGGCTATGCCATCCTGAAGACGTCGAAACACAAAAAAGAAGCGTGGGAAGTCATCAAGGCGCTTACCGGCGCGGCGGGGCAGAGAGAGCTGGCCAAGCGCGGTCTCGCGCAGCCTTCCAGAATTTCCGTCGCCGAGTCCGACGCGTGGGCGCAGAACACCGACAAGCCCGTGAACAAGAAAATGCTGAACGAGGCCGTGAAGTACATTCAGTTTGGCCCGTTTCATTCGCGCTGGCGCGAAATCGAAGAAAAATATCTAAGCCCCCAATTAGATTTGGTTTTTAATGGGAAGAAGACCGCGGCGGAAGTTCTGAATACCGTGGCTCCCCAAATCAACGCTATCTTACAAGCTCCCGAAAAGTGAGGAAAAACAAAACCATGACCATGACGTTAGAGAAAAAAAGCTCCAAGAAATCTTCCAAAAGCGGCGCGAAACAGGCGACGCAGGGCGCGGCTTCCGAAAAAAAGTTTGCGTCCAAGTACGGCCATTTCACCGCGGACGGCAGCGAGTACGTGATCACGAACCCGCGCACGCCGCGCCCGTGGATCAATGTCTGCGCCAATGAAAACTACGGCTTCGTCGTCACGCAGACGGGCGGCGGTTTTTCCTGGTTCGGAAACTCCCAGCTTTCCCGTCTGACCACGTGGTACCAGGATCTCATCCGCGACCCGTACGGCAAGTACGTGTACGTCCGCGACAACAAGACCGGCAAGCACTGGTCCACGACGTGGAAGCCGACCGGCTTCAAGTATGATTCGTACGAAGCCCGCTACGGTCTCGGCTACACGAAGTTCACGACGCGCTATCAGGGCATCAAGACCGAACAGCTCATGTTCGTCCCGCGCGAAGACTCCTGCGAAATCTGGCAGGTGACGCTGACAAACGAAACGAAGAAGGCGCGCGACATCAGCGTGTTTCCGTTTTTCGACTGGTGCCTCGGCAACGGCACGGAAACGCACCGCGAATTCCAGAAGACCTTCATCGAAGTGCAGATCAACCGCAAGCTCGGCGCCATCATCGGCCGCAAACGTCCGCCGCTGGTTCCTCCGCACATTTCGACGGGCCTGAAAGATACGCCGCTCACCGGCGTGTTCGCGCTCACGAACCAGAAGCCGGCGGCTTACGACGGCGACAAGGAAACGTTCGTCGGCATGTATGGCACGTACCAGGATCCGAAGGCCGTTCTCGAAGGCAAGGTGCAGAATCGCCGCGAGCTCGAAAAATGGGGCGATCCGATTGCCGCCATGCAGGCCAATGTGAAGCTCAAGGCCGGCGAATCGAAAACGCTCGTTTTCCTTCTCGCCCGTATCGAAGACGCTTCCAAGGCTCCCGCGATTATCAAGAAGTACAGCACGCTGGCGCTGGTCAAGAAAGAGCTCGACCGCATCGTGAATTACTGGAAAGACCTCACGGACAAGTCGTGGGTCGAAACGCCGGACGAAGCGCTAAACTTCGTCACCAATAAATGGTACCGCTATCAGGCTGTTTGCGCCCGCATGTGGGCCAAGACCGCCTTCTATCAGTGCTCCGGCGGCATAGGCTTTCGCGATCAGCTCCAGGATTCGAACTGCATGCTCGAGTCCGATCCGAACATCACGCGCAAGCAGATCCTGGTCCATGCTGAACAGATGTTCCCCGACGGAACCGTGTACCACTGGTGGCATCCGGGCGCGGGCATTGGCGCGCACACCGAAATGGTCGACGACCTTCTTTGGCTTGCCCTCATCACGCTCAACTACATCGATGAAACCGGCGATGAGTCGATCCTCGATGAAGTGGCCCCGTATGTGACCAAAGGCAATGAACCGAAGCAGGAAGGCACGGTGTACGATCACATCTGCCGTTCCTACGAGAAGGTCCTTTCGCGCTGGTCGCCCCGCGGCCTGCCGCTGATGGGCGAAGGCGACTGGAACGACGGCATGAGCCATGTCGGTCCGAAGTGGAAGGGCGAATCCGTGTGGCTTGCGCACTTCTTCCATGGGCTGCTCAACCGCCTTGCGCCGGTTTGCGAAAAGCGCGGTGAAAAAGACCGCGCGCAGCGCTACCTCGACCGTGCCAAAAAGCTCAAGGCCGCTGTCAATGAACACGCTTGGGACGGCGAATGGTACATTCGCGCGACCCGCGACAACGGCATTCCGCTCGGCAGCAAGACTCAGGACCGCGGCAAGATCTTCTTGAACGCGCAGACCTGGGCGGTTATCTGCGGAACGGCGACGCCGGAACGGGCGCGGACAGCCATGAATTCGGCCTACAAGTGGCTGTACCGTGAATATGGTCCGCTGCTCTTCACGCCGGGTTATGACAAGCTCGATGAAACCATCGGTTACCTGTCGCGTTACGCGCCTTCCGTTCGCGAGAACGGCGGCGTTTATACGCATGCCGCTTGCTGGGGCGTTCAGGCCGCGGCCATGATGGGCGATGCCGAAATGGCGTACAAGGCCTACACCAACATGAACCCTGTTTACCGCGGTCTGAATCCCGATCACTACTACGGCGAGCCTTATGTGACGCCGGGCAACGTGGATGGTCCCGATTCCCCGAATTTCGGGCGTGGCGGCTGGACCTGGTATTCCGGTTCCGGTTCGTGGATGCAGAAGGTCGCTTACAATTGGATCTGCGGCATCCGCGCTTCCCGCGATGGGCTGATCATTGATCCCTCGATCCCGAAAGCCTGGAAAGGTTTCAAGGCTAAGAGGACGTTCCGCGGCGCCACGTACATGATCGACGTGCAGAATCCCAGCGGCGCCAATGGCGGCGTGAAGGAAATTACGGTGGATGGCAAGAGGCTGTCGTCCAACGTGGTTCCCACGTTCTCCGACGGCAAGACCCATCAGGTCCGCGTCGTTTTGGGAAAGAAGTAAACCCCTCGTTTTCAGATCGGGCTTTCAGCCACCCCTTTCTTCGGAAAGGGGTGGCGGTTTTTTGAGCGTCCTCGATGCGTTTGTTCTGATTCCCCCGAAAGAGACAACCATGCGCATGCAAAAAAAAGGCCGCGGGTTTATCTCGGCCGCCCTTGTCACTCTCATCGCTTCCGCTTCGCCCGCCCATGCCGCATCCGACCCCGCTATTTACGGGCTGGTGCCTGCGGAAAAGTCCCTCGAAACCTCTTCTCAGTTCATCCTCGTCGATGATTTCAATACCGGAAAATTTCTGATTCGCGAAGGCGCGGGGTGGCGCGTCAAAGGCCCGCTCGGCGCGTTGGAAATCATGATCGACAAAACCGATGCGCGGAATCCTGAGCGCGGGTATTCCCTCAAAAACGATTTCAGCCTTGCCTCCTCCGAAAAAGCATCTTTCGAAACTTCGCTGGACCACATGGACGTGAGCAAGGCCACGCATCTGGTCTTTAAAATCAAATTGGCGATGAAAGACAAAGCCGCTTTTCCCGGCAAGCTCGCCGTGACTCTTATGGATTGGAACCAGAAGCAGGCCGAGGTCGACCTTTCCCCGCGTGTCGCGGCCGCGGACGGTTCCTGGATCGAGGTCGAGCTTCCGATCGGGGATTTTTCGGGATTGGACCCTGACCAGTTGACCCGCCTTAAATTTACGCTGACCGCTCCGGACTCGAAAAAAATGCACGGGGCCTTGTGGCTCGACGAAATCGCTTTCTTCGGCCCCGGCAATGCGGAATTTCTCAGCCACCGGGACAACATCGTTTCTTTTCCTTCCGGCATGTCTTCGGAGCGACGGCACAAGCTCGCAAAACAGAAAAAAGATGCCAAATTTTTGAAGATGATCGCGGAAGACACGTGGAAATTTTTCGAAAATGCGAGGGACAAAAACACGCACTTGATCGTCGACCACATCCGTCTGGGAGACGCGCCTCTCATTGCCGATTACACGTCGCCCACCAATATCGCCATGGACCTTTTGTCGACGATTGCCGCCATGGATCTGGAAATCCTGTCCCGCGAGCAGGCTGCGGATTCCGTGGGAAAGGTACTGAAAACGCTGGACCGGCTGCCTAAGTACAAAGGCTTTTTCTACAATTTTTATGACATCGCAAAGCTTTCTATCCAAAGGAGTTACATTTCGACCGTGGACAGCGGCTGGCTCGCTATCGCGCTCGTCGTGGTGCGTCAGGCCTTTCCCGAATATAAGGAGCAGGCTTCTAAGTTTCTCGACGGATTCCACTTCGGAGATTTCCTGGATCCGGAAAACAACCAATTGGTCGTAGGGCTGGATGTTCCCATGAAGGATTTCGGTAAGTACCATTACGGCCTGCTGGTTACGGAGGCGCGCGCGACGAGCCTTTACGCGATCGGAAAAGGCGATCTCCCGCGGGAGCATTGGTGGTTTATCTACCGAACGCTTCCGCAGGTCTGGGGATGGCAAAAGCAAAAGCCCGCGGGCGATTTCATTACCGAAGATGGGGTGGAATATTTTCAGGGGTATTACCAGCAGGACGGAAAAAAGTTTGTGCCGAGCTGGGGCGGGTCCCTGTTCGAGTTTTTGATGCCGACTCTTGTTCTAAAAGAAAGGAAGCTTGCGCCCCAGGGCCTTGGCCTGAACGACAAGATCGCGACAGAGCTGCAGCGGGATTATGCGCTTAAAAAAGGATATCCGGTCTGGGGGATGTCGCCCTGCGCAGTCTCCAACGGTCGCCAATGGACGTACCGGGAATACGGGGTGCCGGGCCTGGGAGCTAAAGGATATCCGGATGCCGGCGTGGTAACGCCGCACGTGAGTTTTCTGGCTTTGGACAGCCTGCCGCAAGATGCCCTCAAAAATATCCGTAATCTACTGAAATTCGATATTTATGGGGAATACGGCTTTTACGATGCCATCGACCTCAAAAAAGGCCGGGTCAACCCTCAGTACCTGTCCCTGGACCAGGGCATGATCCTTGTCGCCATCGCCAATTATTTAAAGGAAGGGACCATCCAGAACCGTTTTCACGCGGATCCGGTCGGAAAGAAGGCGGAGGATTTACTGTCGAAAGAAAGTTTTTTCAAGACGTAACTAGTGCTTTGAAAATCATTTGTTTAGTTATACAATACCGAGCCATTAGGACGAATTCCCCGGTTTTTTTCTTGATTTAGGGACGGAAGTTGGGAAAGGAGAGGGCCTCGTGATTAAACAGATTCTCTTAAAAGACCGCATCCTGACAGACAAAGAGAGAAAGAACCTCGCCATCCTGGAGGTCATCAGGAAAAACGGCCCCATCTCCCGCACGGACATCTCCAAGATCACCGAACTCAACATCGTCACCGTCTCCAATTACGTCAATCATTACATCAAAAAAGGCCTTGTCGTCGAAGGCGAGCTGGATGAATCCACCGGCGGCCGCAAGCCCGTTCTGGTAGAGCTCAATCCGAAAGCCGGCTACATCGTCGGCGTCGGCCTCAACATGCTCAGCGTGGTTGGCGTTCTCGTCGACCTCGAGATTAATGTCATCGCCGAAGTAAAGCGCGAGCGCAATCCCGAAAATTCTGAGTCCGTGATCGAGAACATGGTCGACATGGCCCAGGAAATCATCGAGAAGGCCGAAATCGACAAGAGCAAAATCGTGGGCGTCGGCGTCGGCGTTCCTGGCATCATCGATGAGCGCGGCCGTACCATCCGCTGGCCGCAAAGCCTCGGCGAAAAAGACATCAACGTTTGTCTTTCTATCAAGGATACGTTCGAAAAGCGCCTCGAGATTCCGACGTTTGTGGAAAATGATGCGAATGCCGCGGTGCTAGGCGAAAAGTGGCTGGGTCTCGACCGCGACGTGCGCCACATGTTGTACATGTTTTCAGGCGTGGGCGCGGGCATTCTGATCAACAGTGAAATCTACCGCGGGGCCACGGGCGCTGCCGGCGAGCTGGGAATTTCCAGCAGCCGTTCCGCAAAAGATTATGCCAAGGAAATCGCGCCGCAGCTAGGCCGCTGGGAAATGGACCTCGGCATGGTCCTGCACGCCAAAGCCAGACTGGAGAAGGGCGAGAAGTCCATGCTCCGCGATTTCGTGAACGGAAACATCAACCAGCTTACTTTCAAAGAAATCGTGCGGGCCGTGAAGGAAAAAGATAGTCTCGCGCTTCAGGTCGTGGATGAAGCCGGCCAGGCTCTCGGAAAAAAAATCGCGTTTCTTGTGAATCTCCTCAACCCCGAAATCGTAGTCATCGGGGGCGGCGTCGAAGATTGCGGTGCTCCTTTGCTGGATGCCGTTAAAAACGCCGTAAAAGAATGGTCTGTCGAAGAAGCTTCCAGCCACGTTAAAATCATTCCTTCTGCTTTCGGCGAAAATGCCGTGGCTCTTGGTGTGGTTGGCATCGTGGCGCGCGAAGTTTTCGCGCAGGCCTAATCCCCAAGCTCTTCGGCCCTGAGCGGCCTATGATGGACACGACCCCTGATTTCCTTTCCCATTTGGAAGAATTGCGGAAGAGAATTCTCGTCTCGCTTTTTGTTTTCGTGGCGTGCACGGTCGCGGCGTATTTTTTTTCCCGCCAGATCGTAAATTTTTTAATCGAGCCGCTGCACAAGCAGCAGAATGCGCAGCTTGTTTTTCAGACGCCCTACGAAGCCTTTTTGACGTACGTGAAAGTCTCAGCGGTGACGGGCCTGTTGCTTTCGCTGCCGGTTATTTTTTTCGAATTCTGGAAATTTGTTTCGCCGGGCTTGTATGACCGCGAAAAAAAAGTGATCCTGCCTCTGTCATTTGTCTGTGTTTTGCTGTTTCTTGCGGGCGTTTGTTTCGCCTATTTTTTGGTCATTCCTTTTGGGCTGGGTTTTCTTCTCAGCTTTCAGACCGAAAGCCTGCGGCCGCTCATCGCCATTGCCCCCTATTTCTCATTTTTATTGGGGATGATCCTCGCTTTCGGAGCGCTTTTTGACTTCCCAGTTGTGCTCTTAGGCCTTATAAAACTTGGGGTTATGAAAACCGAGACACTGGCTAGCATGAGGAAGCTTATTGTGGTCGGAATCTTCGTTGTGGCGGCTATATTGACGCCTTCTCCGGATCCGGTCAGCCAGCTTTTGCTGGCGATTCCTCTGGTTTTGCTGTTCGAAATCACGCTTTTGATTGCCGGCCGGATCGAGAAAAAAGCCCCAAAAACGCCTCAAGATCAAGGGATTCAGGGACGATAAACTTTTTTGTGTTTTCTCGCTTGACAGTGTAGGGCTGCCTCAGTAGAATTACAAACCCCTGCAACAGGGAACGCTGCGAAATACATTCTTCGTAAGCAAGTCTTTCTTAAATTTATCTTTGAATATCAAGTTTTTTGGAGAAGCCCTTGGCTCACCAAGGCGCTCCAATAGCTCTTTCTCATTGATGTGCGGAGCCGACGATTCAGTTCGAGAGGATCTAAACTTTCTATTATGGAGAGTTTGATCCTGGCTCAGAACGAACGCTGGCGGCGTGGATTAGGCATGCAAGTCGAACGGTAGTCTAGCTTTTTCGGACTATAGTGGCGAAAGGGTGAGTAACACGTGGGTAACCTGCCCTTGGGCTCGGGATAACTTGCCGAAAGGCGAGCTAATACCGGATACGTTTCCATTTCTTAATTGGGATGGAAGGAAAGCTAGGGACCTCGCAAGAGGCCTGGCACCCTTGGATGGGCCCGCGGCCTATCAGCTAGTTGGTGAGGTAACGGCTCACCAAGGCTAAGACGGGTAGCTGGTCTGAGAGGATGGTCAGCCACACTGGGACTGAGACACTGCCCAGACACCTACGGGTGGCTGCAGTCGAGAATCATTCGCAATGGGGGAAACCCTGACGATGCGACGCCGCGTGTAGGATGAAGGCCTTCGGGTTGTAAACTACTGTCAGCTGGGAAGAAAGGTTTCCTGATAACATCAGGAAACTTTGACG from Verrucomicrobiia bacterium includes:
- the tatC gene encoding twin-arginine translocase subunit TatC, with translation MDTTPDFLSHLEELRKRILVSLFVFVACTVAAYFFSRQIVNFLIEPLHKQQNAQLVFQTPYEAFLTYVKVSAVTGLLLSLPVIFFEFWKFVSPGLYDREKKVILPLSFVCVLLFLAGVCFAYFLVIPFGLGFLLSFQTESLRPLIAIAPYFSFLLGMILAFGALFDFPVVLLGLIKLGVMKTETLASMRKLIVVGIFVVAAILTPSPDPVSQLLLAIPLVLLFEITLLIAGRIEKKAPKTPQDQGIQGR